From a single Candidatus Brevundimonas phytovorans genomic region:
- a CDS encoding IclR family transcriptional regulator, with product MSEAGERRQGIQSVGIGLRVLEVLASQSGAAALGAIAQASDLSASQAHRYLASLIAAGMARQDAATGRYELGSGALRLGLAALSRMDSFREAAIALTDYVVETGRTVQMGALGPTGPIVVRWIMGTPAISTSLMVGSPLPLLSSATGHVFLAFRPEAATRQMVERETQPQFQPVDVEGLRVRVRRDGYSAIRGDLIPGLRATAVPIFDLQGEAVFTATVLATDVFKPEYDDQARQRLIEVCDEITRSTGGVRPA from the coding sequence ATGAGCGAAGCAGGCGAGCGGCGGCAGGGCATTCAGTCCGTGGGCATCGGGCTGCGGGTGCTGGAGGTGCTGGCTTCGCAGAGCGGGGCGGCGGCGCTGGGGGCGATTGCTCAGGCGTCGGACCTGTCAGCGTCTCAGGCGCACCGCTATCTGGCCAGTCTGATCGCGGCGGGGATGGCGCGTCAGGATGCCGCGACGGGGCGGTATGAGCTGGGCTCGGGCGCCTTGCGTCTGGGGCTGGCGGCCCTGTCGCGGATGGACAGTTTCCGCGAGGCGGCGATCGCCCTGACCGACTATGTCGTCGAGACCGGGCGCACGGTGCAGATGGGCGCCTTGGGGCCGACGGGGCCGATCGTGGTGCGCTGGATCATGGGCACGCCGGCCATCTCGACCTCGCTGATGGTCGGCTCGCCCCTGCCGTTGCTCAGTTCGGCGACGGGGCATGTGTTTCTGGCCTTCCGGCCAGAGGCGGCGACGCGTCAGATGGTCGAGCGCGAAACCCAGCCGCAGTTTCAGCCAGTCGATGTCGAGGGTCTGCGCGTGCGGGTGCGGCGCGACGGCTATTCGGCCATCCGGGGTGATCTGATCCCCGGCTTGCGGGCCACCGCCGTGCCGATCTTCGACCTGCAGGGGGAGGCGGTCTTCACCGCCACCGTGCTGGCCACCGACGTGTTCAAACCGGAATACGACGATCAGGCGCGCCAGCGCCTGATCGAGGTCTGCGACGAGATCACCCGGTCGACGGGCGGGGTGCGCCCCGCCTGA